Proteins from a genomic interval of Pantoea deleyi:
- the mukE gene encoding chromosome partition protein MukE, with protein MSSTNIEQVMPVKLAQALANPIFPALDSQLRAGRHIGIEELDNHAFLMDYQSFLEEFYTRYHVELIRAPEGFFYLRPRSTTLIPRSVLSELDMMVGKILCYLYLSPERLANEGIFTQQELYDELLSLADESRLLKLVNQRSTGSDLDRTKLQEKVRASLSRLRRLGMVWFFGNDSSKFRITESVFRFGADVRGGDDAREAQLRLIRDGEAMLLENATAPVDTDEGEGQEGDASENAEEEQA; from the coding sequence ATGTCATCGACAAATATTGAACAAGTGATGCCGGTTAAACTGGCACAGGCACTGGCCAACCCGATTTTCCCTGCGCTGGACAGCCAGTTACGCGCCGGACGTCATATCGGTATCGAAGAGCTGGATAACCACGCTTTTCTGATGGACTACCAGTCTTTCCTCGAAGAGTTTTATACCCGTTATCACGTTGAGTTAATTCGTGCTCCGGAAGGGTTTTTCTATCTGCGTCCGCGTTCAACCACGCTGATCCCGCGCTCGGTACTCTCTGAGCTGGATATGATGGTTGGCAAGATCCTCTGCTACCTCTATCTCAGCCCGGAAAGGCTCGCCAATGAGGGGATCTTTACCCAGCAGGAGCTGTATGACGAACTGCTCTCCCTGGCCGACGAAAGCCGCCTGCTGAAGCTGGTCAACCAGCGTTCAACCGGGTCCGATCTGGACCGCACCAAACTGCAGGAGAAAGTGCGCGCCTCTCTGAGCCGCCTGCGTCGCCTGGGCATGGTGTGGTTTTTCGGCAACGACAGCAGCAAATTCCGCATCACCGAATCGGTGTTTCGCTTCGGTGCCGACGTGCGCGGCGGCGATGACGCGCGTGAAGCGCAGCTTCGCCTGATTCGGGATGGCGAAGCCATGCTACTGGAAAACGCGACAGCACCGGTCGACACCGACGAAGGTGAAGGACAGGAAGGTGACGCGAGTGAGAACGCAGAGGAAGAACAGGCATGA